In a single window of the Silurus meridionalis isolate SWU-2019-XX chromosome 8, ASM1480568v1, whole genome shotgun sequence genome:
- the LOC124390272 gene encoding homeobox protein HMX2-like, which yields MSNTNSQDKCASAPVSSFTIRSILGAPADTGSSADADKSPTAAAAPPRKRALSVSASCSEDEASGAEAEDSTDCCCSEPGLPEPCSRHRALTFPCLGGTKTLLPRPDLMDRAHHHHLAQSLLPDYREEHPRERDRERERSCGRASPVSADQQRDGAEKQTGALGGGGCGGGGGGGGGGGGGGGGGGGGSAAKKKTRTVFSRSQVYQLESTFDVKRYLSSSERACLASSLQLTETQVKTWFQNRRNKWKRQISAELEAANAAHASAAHALVGVPLVLRENSLLRVPVPRSIAFPTPLYYPGSNLPPLPLYNLYNKVEY from the exons ATGAGCAACACGAACTCGCAGGACAAGTGCGCGAGCGCTCCGGTGTCCAGCTTCACCATCCGCTCTATTCTGGGCGCACCGGCGGACACAGGGAGTTCAGCCGACGCGGACAAGAGCCCTACGGCTGCGGCGGCGCCCCCGCGGAAGCGCGCGCTCTCGGTGTCCGCGTCCTGCTCCGAGGATGAGGCGAGCGGGGCGGAGGCGGAGGACTCGACTGACTGCTGCTGCTCCGAGCCCGGACTCCCGGAACCGTGCAGCCGGCACCGCGCTCTCACTTTCCCCTGCCTCG GTGGGACTAAAACTCTTCTCCCGAGGCCGGATTTGATGGATCGCGCGCACCATCATCACTTGGCGCAGTCGTTATTACCGGATTACCGAGAGGAGCATCCGCGCGAGAGGGACAGGGAGAGGGAGCGCTCGTGCGGTCGTGCGTCTCCCGTTTCCGCGGACCAGCAGCGCGATGGAGCGGAGAAGCAGACCGGAGCtttaggaggaggaggatgtggaggaggaggaggaggaggtggtggtggaggtggaggaggaggaggaggaggaggagggagcgCGGCGAAGAAGAAGACGCGCACGGTGTTCTCGCGCAGCCAGGTGTACCAGTTAGAGTCCACGTTCGACGTGAAGCGCTACCTGAGCAGCTCGGAGCGCGCGTGCTTGGCCTCGAGCCTGCAGCTGACCGAGACCCAGGTGAAGACCTGGTTCCAGAACCGCAGGAACAAGTGGAAGCGGCAGATCTCCGCCGAGCTAGAGGCGGCCAACGCCGCGCACGCGTCCGCCGCGCACGCGCTCGTCGGCGTGCCGCTCGTTCTGCGCGAGAACTCGCTGCTGCGCGTGCCCGTGCCGCGCTCCATCGCGTTCCCGACGCCGCTCTACTACCCCGGAAGCAACCTGCCCCCGCTGCCCCTGTACAATCTCTACAACAAAGTCGAATACTGA